Genomic DNA from Gimesia aquarii:
TCGCCTTTACCATTGCCTGTTTCAGTCTTTCTGGATACGTACAAGCAGAAGGCTATCTGACGTCGATCGGCAAAGGCGATCATCAGATTCCTGTTGTTGTGGTGAAAGGCACACCTTATGAAATGGGCAAGAAACAGGGAGAGCTGATCAAACAGGACGCATCGCAAATGATTCACTCTCTAATGAAAAAAGTGCAAACCGCGGCTCCAGACCGTTGCTCCAATGCGCATCTGGATGCGGCCTGGAAATCGATCGCACCACATACAGATCCCCGTTTTAAAGAGGAGTTGAACGGTTTTGCCGAAGGGACGGGCATGTCGTTGAAAACGCTGCAACGGGCGCATGCGATGCCTGTGGTGATGGACTATTCCTGCAGCAGTATCGCGGCCTGGGGTGCCGCTACAAAGAATGGACATCTCTATCAAACAAGAAACCTGGACTGGACGATGAGTTTAGGTGTGCAAGACTATCCTTGCATTTGCGTCTACATTCCCAAGGAGGGCGTTCCACACGTGAATGTCACCTTCGCAGGATTCATCGGCGCGAACACCGGTATGAACGCGAAGGGAATTGTCCTTTCGGAGATGGGAGATTCTCCTGGTAAAGATTATCCGTTCGATATGAATGGCGTGCATTTCACGACTCTCTTTCGGCACGTCATGTACGACGCCAATAGCCTGGAACAGGCGATCGACATTTTTAAAAATGCGAAACGGATGAAAAAGTATCACTATGTCGTGGGAGACGGTGCCAATCTGCGTGCCGTGAAGATGCTGGCCCACGCTCCCAATCTCGTAATCTGGAGCGATAATGATCCCAAAGACGAGCTGGCGCCTCAAGTCATGAAAAACCTGGTCTACCAGGACGAAGGCCGCGGCGCGTTTCAGCCACTGCAAAAAGTGTATGGCAAAATCGGCGCTCCGGAAATGATTGACATCGCCTGCCAGATTCCCATTAAAGGCGGAAACGTTCTCGACGTGGTTTATGATGCGACAGCGCTGGAACTCTGGGTCTCTTACGCCAAAAAGCAGAAGGAAGCCTATCAACGCCCCTTCGTGCACTTCAAACTGAAAGACTATCTTAAATAAGCATTGCTCACGAGGAATACAGGTCGCTGGAACAAAACCAGCGCGCTTTGATTCAATCTTTCAGGACGGAGTCGAATAGCTGGTAGGCACGATTGCGTTGTTCCAGCGGAAAGTTGTGATTACTGTCGGGATGATCGATGACCAGCTTTCCTTTCGATCCCAGCATCTCATATACCGGTTTGGCGATCTCAGCACACTTGTCGACACTTTTCCAACGAAAATTGGAATCGTGCAGTGGTGCGTTGACATAGAGAGGACGTGGTGCCAGTGCACCGAGCAGTTCGGGAAAATCAAAGGGAATTTTGTCCAGCTTTCCGCGGTAGTTTGACATGCGAGGCATGTAACGGATCTGGCACCAGCCTTTACCAAAATACCAGACACGTTCGGCCCCGTCATAATAATCCCGATAAGAATCAAAGCCACAACTGCTGACGATGGCGGAAGCGCGGGGATCAAAGACGGCCGTGTAGATGGAATTATGACCGCCCAGAGAATGGCCGATAGCGCCGACTCCCGGTTTCAGGTTCACATAGTCCAGTGATGCGAGCAGGTCAATGGCTCGAGAGTTGTCCCAGATCGCTTTCATCGTTCCGCTCACAAATCCCAGCTTTCCCAGGTTAGGCCAGTAATTCGCCAGATGGGGGTAGGCAGGTGCAATGGTCACATAGCCCCGCTCCGCCAGTTCGGCGGCGTACTGCCTGCCTGCACGTCCCCCCAGTCCCACAACGACTTTATGGCCCACTCTGTTATCGGTGGGATGCAGACAAAGGACTGCAGGAACTTTCGTTCCCGCTTTAGCAGTGTGGGGAATACAAAGGTAGGCTGGCGTTCTGGAACCGGGCGACGACTGATAGGTTATCAGTTGGCGCGTGTATTTCTCCAGCTTGACCTCTTCGAGGATTTTCACATCCAGAGCAACCCGCTGGTCCTCTCCGGGGAACGGTCCCATGACTGTTTCCATCCCGCGAATGATTTCTTTCCGCCGCTTTTCCCAGTCGGCTTTTGTCTGGACCTGATTAACCTTACCTGCTTGATCCCGGTACAGGAGCAGATTATCGGGGTTGAGCCGAACCGGTTGCTTCTGAGCATAAACAGAGACCGAGACGAATGCGGGTAGAATCATCGCGGTGATGAACGTTTTCTTGAGAGCAAAGGTCATTTATGGCTCCTTGGCTTGGTGGGTATCATTGGACGGAAGAAGAGGTGTCTCCGTCGCACAGGCACGACAGGCTGTATCAGACACCGTTCAGGTCAACCGAGGAATTGAACGACGTGTTTCGAAACGACACAGATTCTGTCTCATTCAAAAGTAACATGTGGAACAGGACGAATCAAGCAGCTTTACTGTGGTTTGAAGTCAAACGGGAAAGGTGTCAGAGAAAAGTATCTGCCCTGTTTTCTTTCTACCTAAGGGCACGTAACGATCGAAGATTAATCTGTTCACCGCACTTTGAAAACGGTAACATTCATCACATCGAATAAGACGAGAGCAGGCCCCGGTTAACGCATCTGCATCCTATCTCTCAAGCCTGACTTCATTTCTCATTCCTTCATCAGAGAGAGATCTCATGTTAAAGCACTTACTTCGCAAACGCCTTCCTCTTTTTGTTGAATTCTTCAGTGCCTTTGTACGTTATGCCTCTTATGTGCGCGAGGTCTTCGTGGCACTTCTGTTAACCTTGTTGCTGGGCGCGATTCTGATCTGGAGATTTGAAAACCTCGACTTTGGAGACGCAATCTATTTTACATTGATCACCGGGCTCACGATTGGCTATGGCGATATTACGCCAGAGACGCCTCTGGGAAAACTGATCAGTGTCTGTATTGGTCTGATCGGAATGGTCGTGGTGGGGCTCACAATTGCCATCGCGACGCGAGCTTTGAATGAGACAGCCAAACGACACATGGATCTTGAACGGGAAGATCAGGTGGCCCAAAAAACGCCTTCTGTTTCACCATAGATTCGACTGGCAATCATCGATTGAGAAAATAAAAAGGGGAACGGGACGAATCAGTGAGTCCTACTCCTTTTTTAATTGTTTGCTGGATAACACATCTCAATAAGCAATGGAATCACTCGATTCAAAACGTGAATTGTACGCTCCGATTTGGTACAATAAAGAATGTGAAGTGATGAATTTAATGAGCACCGGATCCAAACATCATGGGCGATGATTCCGGGCAATGACACAAGTCAGCAGAGGTGTAACCATGACGGGACTCGATTCGAAACTGTTTGAGCAAATTGTGTCATTTCGACGCGCGATACATGCTGAGCCCGAGCTAAGCTGGCATGAGTATAAAACCTCTGATCGAATCGCAGCGTTTTTAGATGAGTTAGAAATTCCTTACAAACGAGGCGTCGCTGGTACCGGGATTGTGGCGGAACTCCCGGGAGAGCATGATCTTCCCTTTGTCGCGTTGCGTGCCGATATGGATGCGTTGCCGATTCAGGAAGAAACCGGATTACCTTTTGCCTCTCAGGTTCCGGGTGTGATGCATGCCTGCGGACATGATGGTCACACAAGTATGTTGCTCGGAGCGGCCGCGTTATTAGTTCAAGAAAAACACCGACCGGCGCCCATTCGTTTCCTTTTCCAACCTGCCGAAGAAACCGGAAAAGGGGCAAAATCGATGATCGAAGCCGGCGTCCTGGAAAATGTCGCGCTGATTTTCGGCGGTCATTTAGATCGACATTTTCCGGCGGGGACCGTGGCAGTCACCGATGGTCCCGTGAATGCGTCCAGCGATCAATTTCACATCAAAATCCAAGGTGCGGGTGGACATGCCGCCCGTCCTCACGAAGCCATTGATTCGGTGGTCGTCGGTTCGCTGTTGGTGATGGCGTTACAAACGATTGTTTCACGGGAAGTCAACCCGGCCCATCCGTCGGTGGTGACAGTCGGTCATTTCAAAGCAGGCTCGGCTTCCAATGTCATCGCCTCAACTGCCCAGCTCGATGGCTCGATTCGTGCACAGGAGCAGTCTGTTCGTGAAGATCTTCAACGCTCGATTGAACGCATCGCGCGATCGATTGGAGATTTACATAATGCGAAGATCGAAGTCACGATTGACCTGGGGACACCACCTCTCTCCAATCCACCGGACATTGCTGAACTGGCCCGGGAAGCAGTACGGGAATCACTGGGAGAAGCGACTTTGCGCAAACTCGAAATCGCCAATATGGGGGGAGAAGATTTCGCGTATTACATGGAGGAAGTACCCGGCTGCTATGTGAGATTCGGAAGCGTGCTGGCAGGGAAAGAGGGATATCCGGCCCATTCCAGCCGCTTTGACTTTGACGAGCAGGCTTTGAATGTGGGCGCAACATATTTTCACGCCATCGCGCTCGCCGGTGGCCGCCGACTCCTTGAAGAGGGAGAATGAAACCATGATCGTGATTCGAAGAGCCTGTGAGTCCGATGTCGAAGCAATCAGCGAGATGTTTCAGATTGCGTATGGCGACGATTATTTCTACCCCCAGTATTATGACATCCAATCGCTCAAACGAATGATCTTGAGTGACGACACGCTGTTTCTGGTCGCAGAAGAGTCTGATACGGGTGCGGTTCTTGGAACTGCGTCTGTCCTGTTGGAGGTCGGTGCGCATGCCGATCTCCTTGCCGAATTCGGTCGTCTGGTTGTCCATCCTCAAGGCCGCGGTCAGGGGATTGGCGGAAAATTGATGAAGGCGCGCGTGGAATTCGTTCAAGACCGCTTGCATGTGGGGATTGTCGAGAATCGGAGTGCCCATGAGTTTTCCCAACGCATCTCCCACCAGCATGGTTTTCATCCAGTCGGCTTGCTGCCCAACAAATTTCAACTCGGCGATCGGGAATCAGCGGCCTTATATGTCTGTCACTTCGGACATGCACTCGAACTTCGACGTAACCATCCGCATCTCATTCCAGAAATCTATCCGCTTGCCAAACTCGCGCTGGAAAATTGCCAGCTGAATTGTGATGCCATTATTGAAGCGGAACCACGGGCCTATCCGCATGTCAAACAGTTTCAGATCCAGGAGATGGAGTCTGAATTGTATCCCGTACTACTCCGTTTTGAACGGGGCCGGATCAAACACCGGGAAATCTTCGGACGGATGCGATTGCACTATGGTCTGTTTCAATTACGTGTCAGTCAGGGACAATACCTGCTCGCGTATCGCGATGGTGTGATGGTGGGTGCCATTGGATTCATGATTGATGAACACGAACGAACCGGAAAAATCTTTGAACTGGTTTCTCTGGATGATTCGCCTATTTACTATCTGGTCTCCGAACTTGTCAGGCGCTGCCGGGAAGAGTACGGCATTGACTATCTGGAAGTAGACGTCAGCGCATTCTCAACGCAAATGCAGCAGACACTGTTGGAGAATGGATTTCTGCCTGCCGCCTATATTCCGGCAATGGTTTTTCACGATGTCGAGCGTTTGGATATCGTGCGTATGGTCTGCCTCCTGACCACCTGGAATGGGGATGCATTACAAGTGTTTGAACCGGGGAAGCCCATTGCAGACCTGGTGGATCAATCACTCAGGTTGAGAACGGCACTTCCCAAACTGATTCAGGCCGTGAAGACGGCCCCTTTGTTTGCAGGTTTGTCGGAAGAGCAACAACAGTATGTCGCTGCTTCAGCAGAACTGGAAACACTGCCAGAAGGGCGTGTCTTGTTTCGCCCGGAGGATCCCGCTGACAAAATCCGCGTCATCATCTCCGGAGAAATTGAGATTCAGAATTGTCATGCAAAGACCGTCGGCTCCATCGGGCCTGATGAATCGCTGGGCGATCTGGCCTCGGTTTCGGAACCCTCTCATCGCGTCCTGGCTTATGTCAAAAGTCCGGGGCAGGCGATGCTTTTTTCCAGAGATGCACTCCTGCAACTCGTTCATACTCGTCCCGACATCGGCATGATCCTGTTCCGCAATCACGCGTGTGAGTTGGCTGACAAGTTACAACGCATGAATGTGCACGCCCTCTTCAAACAGGAGTGACCACGAAACAAGTGGAATCGATGATAAAAAGCATGAGTTTGATTTTTGTCATTTAAAGTCGGACTCGACATTTTTTAATGAGTG
This window encodes:
- a CDS encoding C45 family autoproteolytic acyltransferase/hydolase — its product is MIRYCQVIIAFTIACFSLSGYVQAEGYLTSIGKGDHQIPVVVVKGTPYEMGKKQGELIKQDASQMIHSLMKKVQTAAPDRCSNAHLDAAWKSIAPHTDPRFKEELNGFAEGTGMSLKTLQRAHAMPVVMDYSCSSIAAWGAATKNGHLYQTRNLDWTMSLGVQDYPCICVYIPKEGVPHVNVTFAGFIGANTGMNAKGIVLSEMGDSPGKDYPFDMNGVHFTTLFRHVMYDANSLEQAIDIFKNAKRMKKYHYVVGDGANLRAVKMLAHAPNLVIWSDNDPKDELAPQVMKNLVYQDEGRGAFQPLQKVYGKIGAPEMIDIACQIPIKGGNVLDVVYDATALELWVSYAKKQKEAYQRPFVHFKLKDYLK
- a CDS encoding alpha/beta hydrolase, which encodes MTFALKKTFITAMILPAFVSVSVYAQKQPVRLNPDNLLLYRDQAGKVNQVQTKADWEKRRKEIIRGMETVMGPFPGEDQRVALDVKILEEVKLEKYTRQLITYQSSPGSRTPAYLCIPHTAKAGTKVPAVLCLHPTDNRVGHKVVVGLGGRAGRQYAAELAERGYVTIAPAYPHLANYWPNLGKLGFVSGTMKAIWDNSRAIDLLASLDYVNLKPGVGAIGHSLGGHNSIYTAVFDPRASAIVSSCGFDSYRDYYDGAERVWYFGKGWCQIRYMPRMSNYRGKLDKIPFDFPELLGALAPRPLYVNAPLHDSNFRWKSVDKCAEIAKPVYEMLGSKGKLVIDHPDSNHNFPLEQRNRAYQLFDSVLKD
- a CDS encoding potassium channel family protein, with protein sequence MLKHLLRKRLPLFVEFFSAFVRYASYVREVFVALLLTLLLGAILIWRFENLDFGDAIYFTLITGLTIGYGDITPETPLGKLISVCIGLIGMVVVGLTIAIATRALNETAKRHMDLEREDQVAQKTPSVSP
- a CDS encoding M20 metallopeptidase family protein, whose amino-acid sequence is MTQVSRGVTMTGLDSKLFEQIVSFRRAIHAEPELSWHEYKTSDRIAAFLDELEIPYKRGVAGTGIVAELPGEHDLPFVALRADMDALPIQEETGLPFASQVPGVMHACGHDGHTSMLLGAAALLVQEKHRPAPIRFLFQPAEETGKGAKSMIEAGVLENVALIFGGHLDRHFPAGTVAVTDGPVNASSDQFHIKIQGAGGHAARPHEAIDSVVVGSLLVMALQTIVSREVNPAHPSVVTVGHFKAGSASNVIASTAQLDGSIRAQEQSVREDLQRSIERIARSIGDLHNAKIEVTIDLGTPPLSNPPDIAELAREAVRESLGEATLRKLEIANMGGEDFAYYMEEVPGCYVRFGSVLAGKEGYPAHSSRFDFDEQALNVGATYFHAIALAGGRRLLEEGE
- a CDS encoding GNAT family N-acetyltransferase, producing MIVIRRACESDVEAISEMFQIAYGDDYFYPQYYDIQSLKRMILSDDTLFLVAEESDTGAVLGTASVLLEVGAHADLLAEFGRLVVHPQGRGQGIGGKLMKARVEFVQDRLHVGIVENRSAHEFSQRISHQHGFHPVGLLPNKFQLGDRESAALYVCHFGHALELRRNHPHLIPEIYPLAKLALENCQLNCDAIIEAEPRAYPHVKQFQIQEMESELYPVLLRFERGRIKHREIFGRMRLHYGLFQLRVSQGQYLLAYRDGVMVGAIGFMIDEHERTGKIFELVSLDDSPIYYLVSELVRRCREEYGIDYLEVDVSAFSTQMQQTLLENGFLPAAYIPAMVFHDVERLDIVRMVCLLTTWNGDALQVFEPGKPIADLVDQSLRLRTALPKLIQAVKTAPLFAGLSEEQQQYVAASAELETLPEGRVLFRPEDPADKIRVIISGEIEIQNCHAKTVGSIGPDESLGDLASVSEPSHRVLAYVKSPGQAMLFSRDALLQLVHTRPDIGMILFRNHACELADKLQRMNVHALFKQE